AATCTGCCCGATTGCTCGAACATGTGTCATGAATCGAGCGGAGTCGCACTCGGCGAGAGCATCGGGTTGGGCAAAGGCACGGTCACGCTCGACGATATTCACGATACCGATGTCCTGGTGATTATCGGGCAGAATCCCGGCACCAACCATCCGCGCATGCTCACCTCGCTGCAAGTTGCGAAAGAACGCGGCGCGAAGATCATCGCCATCAATCCGTTGCCCGAGGCGGGGTTCATCCGCTTCAAGCATCCGCAGCGAGTCGGCGATTTACTCGGCAGCGGCACCGCACTGATGGACCTGTTCTTGCAGGTGAAAATCGGCGGGGACGAAGCACTGCTCAAAGGGATCGGCAAAGCGTTGTTGGAACGCGAAGCCAGCGCGCCCGGCAGTGTCGTCGATCGCGGATTCATCGCCGAGCAAACTGCGGGATGGGACGCCTACGAAGCCAGCTTGCGCGATGCCGATTGGGGCACGCTGGTCGACCAATCCGGCGTGAGCGAATCCGAAATCCGTCAAGCCGCCGAGCTGCTCGCGGGCACCTCGCGCTTCATCACTTGCTGGGCGATGGGGCTCACGCAACACCCCAATAGTGTGGCGATTATTCAGGAAATTGCCAACATTCATTTGATGCGCGGTGCAATCGGCAAGCCCGGCGCGGGTCTCTGCCCGGTGCGGGGCCACTCCAACGTGCAGGGCGATCGCACGATGGGCATTTACGAGAAACCCAGCGAGCAATTTCTGAATCGTCTCGCGGCGAGTTTCGATTTTCAGCCACCGCGCGCGCCCGGTTTCGACACCGTGGAAGCGATTCAAGCCATGCACGACGGCAAGGGGAAAGTCTTCTTCGCGCTGGGGGGGAATTTCCTCTCGGCGACACCCGACACGGAGTTCACCGCCGCCGCACTGCGACGCTGCCAACTGACGGTGCATGTTTCCACCAAGTTGAACCGCTCGCATTTGGTGACGGGCGAAACCGCGCTGATTCTCCCCTGCCTGGGTCGCACCGAAATCGACGATCAGGCCAGCGGGCCGCAACTGGTCACCTGCGAAAATTCGATGGGCGTGGTGCAAACCAGTCAGGGGCGGCTCTCCCCCGCATCGGGCTATTTGCTAAGCGAAATTGCGATTGTCTGCCGATTGGCCCGCGCCACACTCGGCGCAACCAATCCCGTGGATTGGGAAGGCTTTACGGACAATTACGATCGCATCCGCGATGCCATCGAACGCACCATCCCCGGCTTCGACCGCTACAACGAGCGCGTACGGCACAAGGGCGGCTTCTACCTGCCCAATGGCCCACGCGAAGGGCGATTCACCACCGTCAGCGGCAAAGCCCAATTCACCACGCACGAGCTGCCCATTCGTCGGCTCAACCCCGGCGAACTCGTGATGATGACCATCCGCACACACGATCAATTCAACACCACAATCTACGGATTGGACGACCGCTACCGAGGCATCCACAACGAACGGCGGGTGATTCTCATGCACGCCGACGATATCGCCGAGCGCGGCCTGTCTGCGGGGACCGTGGTGGACATTCACAGCCACTTTGACGGCGTTCGACGCACGGCCATTCGCTTGATCGTCGTGCCGTATGCCATTCCGCGCGGCAACGTCGCCACCTATTTTCCGGAAACCAACGTGCTGGTACCGCTGCATAGCACCGCGAAACGCAGCAATACGCCGACCTCGAAATTCGTGATCGTCACCGTTGAGCCATCGGCCAATCCGGTGCCAACCACCGCCAACGACTGATGCCCCGCCGACTTGCCAATTCGCGCCACGGGGCGTAGAATCACGAGACGAACCCACCGGGGAGGACGACCTCTCCGGTGTCTGCAATTTGGGGACGACCCCGCCATTTCGGAGTCCCCGATCATGGCATGGATTACCCTGGTGGTGGCTGGCATTTTCGAGATTGGTTGGGCCATCGGCCTGAAATACTCGCAAGGCTTCACCCGCCCACTTCCCACGACGCTCACCATTTTGTCGATGATTATCAGCATGGGCTTGCTGGGCATGGCCGCACGGACATTACCCGTGGGCACTGCCTACGCCGTCTGGACTGGCATTGGTGCCATCGGTACCGCACTGCTGGGCATCTACCTATTCGAGGAACCGGCCACCACGGCGCGGCTGGTCTGTCTGGTGCTGATCGCAGCGGGAATTGTCGGCCTGAAAATCGTCACACCGACATGATGAATTCGCCAGCTATGGCAAGCGCACTCGGCCAGAATGGACGGAGTGATTCCGCCGATTCTGGCCGATGGAATATCTGCTGAACATCGGGAAATGCGCGAGCGGTCAAGGTGCCGGTGGTGGCACGGGCGACTTCCAAAACTGCTCAGCCGGCACGCCATTGATATGCGTTAGCGTCGGAATCTTCTTCAGAATCGCCGCATCGCGATCCGGCACCACATCCGCAACGAGTGCCTGCAGGGGCACGCCCACCAAGGGGGAAAAATCCGTTACCGGCGTCACATCGCAGCGCAACACCCGCAGCGACGAAACATTCCGCAGCGGCTCCAGACTCGCCACTTTCGTATCTCGGAACGATAGATTCCACACATTCTTTAATGTGGCGACCGGGGCGAGGTCGTTCACCCCCGATGAATTCATGTGCAAGATGCGAAGTTCTGGCATTGATTCCACACAGGCAATCGAATCGAAGACGGGATTGCCCCCCAGATTCAAGAATCGCAGGTCCAATCCCCGAAGTGGGTCGAGTGTGGAGTTATCGCCTTTCCAATACCACAAATCCAATTCGGTAATTTTCAACCCGCGAAGCGCCCGCAATTCGGGTTGGGCAGCTCGCAACGCCAAGGACTGCAATGTCTTCTGATCGTACAACGGAGTAAGCGAAATCGTCGGATCATGTCGCAGAGAAAGATTCAGCAACTGCGGCATATTCCGAGTCCATTCCAGATCCGGACAATACGCGGAACTGAAGTCAACGATGACGGTCGCGGTCGAGGCCAAGCTATCCCATCCCATGATTTTCACGAAATTGGGAGCCCCCAGCGAGCGGATTCGCAAATCGCGGACCACTTCCAGATCGAGCGTGTGCGCGACGGGCGGCCTCGAATCGATCGTCAGTTCACCAATGGGCAGCACCAGATGCAAAGGACCGAAATTGAGCCCCTCATCGAATGGCAAGGTGATGCTTGGCAGACCATTGGGCTGAATTTTACAGTAATAGATCTTTTCGAGCGATGGATTGCAGGCCCAGAATTCGGCGTGGAACCGATCGACTAACTGCGTCATCGTCGCGCCGAACATCGCTTCGCGCATCTGCTGATATTTGAATCGCTCGGCGGCCACCCAATCCCGATACTCGGCCGTACCGGGAATCCGCTTTGGAGTTCCCGGTGTCGGCTGCGGAATCGAAGGCAGTTGCGGCAAATTCTCGTAGGGATTGCGAATAATCGGCCGATGATCTGTCGGCAGCGGCACCAATTGCGGCAGCGATGCCACATCCGGTTCGTTGGGGTTGCCCCCCTCCTGGCGGGTGGTTGACCGCGGAATGCGCGTACCCATCAATCCAGCCAGCAGGAACGCACCGGCCAAACTTGCCACCAAAATGATTCCGCCGGTGAGTGCGAATCGACTCCAGCGGCGGCGTGCCCCTTCTCGACGGACCAACTGCGTATTTTCATCCGGCGGCAGCACCGTTCCCGGCTTGATCGGCGTCAGCCGTCGCACCGACACGTTCATATGCCCGTTGGATTCGGATTCTGCTCGTTTGAAATCGGCCCACAATTCCTCGAATACGGCGACCATTTCTTGCGAATTGGCAAAGCGGTCTTCCGGTCGTTTGGCCATCAGTTTATCGATGAGCCACGCCAACCAATCGGGCACTTCGGAGCGCAGTTCGGCCAGCGGGCGATGATTTTCCGTCGCCACGCTCATCAGCACGGCCAGCGTGTTGGATGCCTGGAACGGCGGCGTCCCCGCGACCATCGTGTACAGCACACTGCCCAAGCTGAACTGATCCGCACGGGTATCGACGGCAATTCCTTGCGCTTGCTCGGGGGCCATGAACATGGGTGTGCCCACGACAAACCCGCTTTGGGTGATGCTGGCATCATCGATTTTTCGAGCCAACCCGAAATCGGTGATCTTCACCCGTGGCTCGACCCCTTGATCCAGCAGGATATTCGCCGGCTTGATATCGCGGTGAATCATGCCGATGGCATGGGCGGCGGCGATTCCGCGGGCGATTTGCATCCCCAGCCGCAGCACTTCGCCAATGGGCAACGGGCCGCGTTGCTGAATACGTTGATGCAGGGTTTGCCCCTGAATGCATTCCATCACCAGAAACGGCACGGGATTTTCTTCGACAGCGTAGATCACCACCACATTCTCTTGGTGGATGGCCGCTGCCGCCCGAGCCTCGCGGACGAACCGATCGCGTGCTTCCGCCGTCACCGCCAGCGTGGGATGCATCGCCTTGATCGCCACCATGCGGTGGAGCTTTTCGTCAAAGGCGCGAAAGACGACGCCGAATCCGCCCGCACCGATAATCGACAAAATTTCGTAGCTTCCCAATCGGCCCAAGGCATCGGCTCGCGATGCTGGCCCAAGATAGGGGTGATCTTTGGGCGGGGATTTGGAATCCGACTGCCCCACGCCGGGCAGGAGCGTAATCATTTCGCTGGGGGTAGCGACCGATTCTTCTGGTGAGAGCGTAGGTTTATGCCCACGCAAGAATCGGACAAAGGTAGACTCTCCGTGCGGTTCAATGGCGTGTTCTGGTAGCAGATCAATGCCCGCGTCGAGCGTCTTGGGAGCTGGCGCGGCAGCACGCGGACTCGCAGGGGGAGTTTTCGCGTCCTTCAGGAGTTGTTCTACTTGGCGTTGAAGCTCCAAGTCTCCTTGGCAAAGCTGCACCAACAGGGCGGCGCGATCGCCACCCATTTGTTGTCGGGCCACCTCGGCAATCGCCTGGGCGATGCTTACCCGATCAGACATCTGCAACCTCCATGCAACCGGCACGGACACTCACACGGATGGGCCAACCGAGCGATGGCGAGAACCAATCGTTCCCAGGTGGAATCGAATCCAAATGATTCAATCACCACGATACCATTCCCAAATCACCATCGCAAGAGACGCACGAACATTCCTTCGGGCACCATGACAGTGCCAGACGCTGTCGTCGAATCGCATCTCGGGTAGCCGAACCGTTCGCGCCGCAGAATTATGACGGGATTCTGCGAGCGAACCGCGCGAGTTTGTCCATCTTGGATTACAATAACTCGCAACCGGGACTTGCGAAACTGGATTTTCTCGAAGCAAGGAAGATTATGATGCCACGGCTTCGCGCCACAACCATTCTAGCCGTTCGGCACCAAGGACGCATCGCCATTGGCGGCGATGGCCAAGTGACGCTGGGCAATATCGTCATGAAGGCGGATGCCCACAAGATTCGCCGCTTAGCCGAGGGGAAAGTTCTGGCCGGATTCGCCGGGTCCGCCGCCGATGCATTTGCCCTGCTCGAGCGATTCGAATCGAAACTGCGCGATTTTGGCGGCAGTGTCCCCCGCGCTGCCACCGAACTGGCCAAAGATTGGCGCACCGATCGCGCCTTGCGACGGCTCGAAGCGATGCTGATTGTCGCGGATCGGCAACATTTGCTGCTGTTGAGCGGGACCGGGGATGTCATTCAACCCACCGACGATATTTTGGCCATTGGTTCCGGTGGTCCGTATGCACTCGCAGCGGCACGAGCGTTGAAACAACATTCGCAACTGTCCGCCCCGGACATTGTTCGCGCGGGGCTGGAGATTGCGGGCGACCTGTGCATTTACACCAATCGAAACATTGACGTTCAAGAACTCGCCTGAATCAGGAGCGGCCACCATGTCGCAAGCCCATACGCCCCGCCAGATTGTGGCGGAACTCGATCAGTTCATCGTCGGGCAAGCCGCCGCCAAGCGGGCCGTCGCCATCGCCATGCGCAACCGCTGGCGCCGCTTGCAATTACCGCCAGAATTGCGCAAAGATGTCACTCCCAAGAACATCCTGATGATCGGGCCGACCGGCGTTGGCAAAACCGAAATCGCCCGCCGACTTGCCCAACTGGTTGGAGCGCCATTTCTGAAGGTGGAAGCCACCAAGTACACCGAGGTGGGTTACCACGGCCGCGACGTGGAGAGCATGGTGCGCGACCTGGCCGAAGTCGCCGCCGGGATGATCCGCAACCAACTCCGGCAGGAAGTGCAATCCAAAGCCGCCGATCGCGTGAATGATCGTCTGTTGGATCTGCTCATGCCCGCCCCCAAAGGTTGGGAACCCGAAGACGCCGCCGACCAGGAACGCAAACAACGCACCCGCGAAAAACTCAAAGCACGACTCATCGCCGGGGATCTCGAAGATCGCATGGTCGAAGTGGCTGTTGAGCAAAAGACCGCATCCCCCGTTGCCATGTTCGGCGCTCCCAACATGGAGAATCTCGACGGCGATTTGCAGTCGTTCATGGAAAAGTTGATGCCGAAATCCACGCAGAATCGCAGCATGACCATCCGCGAAGCTCGGCAAGTGCTGATGGATCAAGAAGCCGATGCCCTGATCGACCGCAGTATTGTCAGCGAAAAGGCGGTGGAACTCGTCGAAAACAGCGGCATCATCTTCATTGATGAGATCGACAAAGTCAGCAGTCCGCAATCGTCCCACGGGCCGGATGTCTCCCGGCAAGGCGTGCAGCGCGACCTGTTGCCGATTGTGGAAGGCACCACCGTCAACACCCGTCAAGGAGCCGTCCGCACGGATCATATTTTGTTCATCGCCGCCGGGGCATTCCACCAATCGAAACCGTCGGATCTGATGCCCGAACTGCAAGGCCGCTTCCCGATTCGGGTGGAACTCACCGACCTCACTCGCGAGGATTTCCTGCGAATTCTGACCGAGCCGAAGCATTCCCTGACGCGGCAATACACAGAACTGCTGCAAACCGAAGGCGTGACTCTGGAATTCACCGCCGACGGGCTGGACGCCATGGCGGAAATCGCCTTCCAGGTGAACCGCACCACCGCAAACATCGGCGCTCGCCGACTGCACACCATTCTGGAACGCGTCGTGGAAGAGGTGAGCTACCAAGCCCCGGAATTGGACTCCAAGACCTACCGCATCGACGCCGCCTACGTCCACGACAAACTCGGCCCGATCGCCCAACAAGAAGACCTCAGCCGCTTCATTCTGTGAAGCCCGCTCCCCCGCCCTCCCCGAATCCCACCCAGAATCGGCGAGGGCAATGGGATCAACATATCGCTTGGAAAACCGAATGTTCGCCCATCGATCACTTCGAATTGGGTAGACCAGGCGTGCCCCCGTACAAACCGCGTTTCGACGATCACCCATTCCGCCTGGCAAAATTTCAGTTGCGGTCTGGTGGACGAGTGGATACAGTAGACCGCATCTCGCCTGGGGTTGGGTTGGTTTCACGCTCTCCGGTTGGAACGGTTCGGAGGAACGACAGATGGGGCATGTCCATCATCGCCATGCGTTTGAGTCGTTGAATCCACTGGTGCCGGAAGGGCTGACGGTCTTGAGCCGTCGAAATCTGCTCAAGTCGTCGCTTGCGGGGATGGCGGGGATTTCGCTGCCGGGGTTGCTGCGGCAAAAGGCGTTGGCCAATCGCACGGGTGGCAGTTCGCCATCGGGCAAGAGCATTATCCTCTTGTGGATGACCGGCGGGCCTAGTCATATCGATACGCTCGATCCCAAGCCGGATCGTCCGATCGAAAATCGCGGGCCGTTTGGCACCATTTCCACCAAGCTGCCCGGAGTGCGGGTGTGCGAATATCTGCCGAAATTGGCGGGGATGCTCGACCGATTCACGGTCATTCGCTCGGTTGATGCGCGGGGTAGCAATCACGAGCCGAACACGGTGTTTCAGACGGCGAATCGGACGGCAGAACCACGCGAAAATCGAGAGGCATCGTTGTATCCCGCGATTGCCTCAGTAGTTGCGAAACATCACGGGGCGAATCAGCCGGGCATGCCGCCGTATGTGGCGTTTATGAAATCGCGGTCGCATCTGGCGTTTGGTGGCTATCTCGGGAAAGCCTACGATCCATTCATCGCAGATACCGCCGCGAAGTTGCCGTTGGTCGATGTTGTGGGCAAACCCACGGGCCGCACCTCGCAGGGAGACATTTTCCGACTTGCCAAGGGACTTTCCTACGAACGCATGCAAGATCGCCGGAGTTTGGCCAGTCAATTCGATTCGCTGCGGCGGGATCTCGATACCAACGGCTCGATGGCGTTGATGGATCGCTACGAGCAAGAAGCCGTCGACATGCTCGT
This DNA window, taken from Tuwongella immobilis, encodes the following:
- a CDS encoding FdhF/YdeP family oxidoreductase, with translation MSNKPHSPTIPLDPARESSAPRAVPPETFTGLEISEPHTTAAGIPAVVNSMDHVFRQMGLLRGARALTLLNQSGGIDCMSCAWPDPDSHRSSAEFCENGAKAVAWEGDTRKCGPEFFRAWSISALAEQSDYWHGQQGRLTQPMILRPGTQHYAPIEWDAAFELIAAHLNALATPDEAIFYTSGRTSNEAAFLYQLFVRQFGTNNLPDCSNMCHESSGVALGESIGLGKGTVTLDDIHDTDVLVIIGQNPGTNHPRMLTSLQVAKERGAKIIAINPLPEAGFIRFKHPQRVGDLLGSGTALMDLFLQVKIGGDEALLKGIGKALLEREASAPGSVVDRGFIAEQTAGWDAYEASLRDADWGTLVDQSGVSESEIRQAAELLAGTSRFITCWAMGLTQHPNSVAIIQEIANIHLMRGAIGKPGAGLCPVRGHSNVQGDRTMGIYEKPSEQFLNRLAASFDFQPPRAPGFDTVEAIQAMHDGKGKVFFALGGNFLSATPDTEFTAAALRRCQLTVHVSTKLNRSHLVTGETALILPCLGRTEIDDQASGPQLVTCENSMGVVQTSQGRLSPASGYLLSEIAIVCRLARATLGATNPVDWEGFTDNYDRIRDAIERTIPGFDRYNERVRHKGGFYLPNGPREGRFTTVSGKAQFTTHELPIRRLNPGELVMMTIRTHDQFNTTIYGLDDRYRGIHNERRVILMHADDIAERGLSAGTVVDIHSHFDGVRRTAIRLIVVPYAIPRGNVATYFPETNVLVPLHSTAKRSNTPTSKFVIVTVEPSANPVPTTAND
- a CDS encoding DUF1501 domain-containing protein; its protein translation is MGHVHHRHAFESLNPLVPEGLTVLSRRNLLKSSLAGMAGISLPGLLRQKALANRTGGSSPSGKSIILLWMTGGPSHIDTLDPKPDRPIENRGPFGTISTKLPGVRVCEYLPKLAGMLDRFTVIRSVDARGSNHEPNTVFQTANRTAEPRENREASLYPAIASVVAKHHGANQPGMPPYVAFMKSRSHLAFGGYLGKAYDPFIADTAAKLPLVDVVGKPTGRTSQGDIFRLAKGLSYERMQDRRSLASQFDSLRRDLDTNGSMALMDRYEQEAVDMLVGGRMQAAFDLSKEPQSVRDRYGSHLWCQQALIARRLVEAGSTFVTLDLSYHPASGTWDTHGDNIPRMAASGTGYARCYPPSII
- the sugE gene encoding quaternary ammonium compound efflux SMR transporter SugE, with the protein product MAWITLVVAGIFEIGWAIGLKYSQGFTRPLPTTLTILSMIISMGLLGMAARTLPVGTAYAVWTGIGAIGTALLGIYLFEEPATTARLVCLVLIAAGIVGLKIVTPT
- the hslV gene encoding ATP-dependent protease subunit HslV, whose product is MPRLRATTILAVRHQGRIAIGGDGQVTLGNIVMKADAHKIRRLAEGKVLAGFAGSAADAFALLERFESKLRDFGGSVPRAATELAKDWRTDRALRRLEAMLIVADRQHLLLLSGTGDVIQPTDDILAIGSGGPYALAAARALKQHSQLSAPDIVRAGLEIAGDLCIYTNRNIDVQELA
- the hslU gene encoding ATP-dependent protease ATPase subunit HslU yields the protein MSQAHTPRQIVAELDQFIVGQAAAKRAVAIAMRNRWRRLQLPPELRKDVTPKNILMIGPTGVGKTEIARRLAQLVGAPFLKVEATKYTEVGYHGRDVESMVRDLAEVAAGMIRNQLRQEVQSKAADRVNDRLLDLLMPAPKGWEPEDAADQERKQRTREKLKARLIAGDLEDRMVEVAVEQKTASPVAMFGAPNMENLDGDLQSFMEKLMPKSTQNRSMTIREARQVLMDQEADALIDRSIVSEKAVELVENSGIIFIDEIDKVSSPQSSHGPDVSRQGVQRDLLPIVEGTTVNTRQGAVRTDHILFIAAGAFHQSKPSDLMPELQGRFPIRVELTDLTREDFLRILTEPKHSLTRQYTELLQTEGVTLEFTADGLDAMAEIAFQVNRTTANIGARRLHTILERVVEEVSYQAPELDSKTYRIDAAYVHDKLGPIAQQEDLSRFIL
- a CDS encoding serine/threonine-protein kinase; this encodes MSDRVSIAQAIAEVARQQMGGDRAALLVQLCQGDLELQRQVEQLLKDAKTPPASPRAAAPAPKTLDAGIDLLPEHAIEPHGESTFVRFLRGHKPTLSPEESVATPSEMITLLPGVGQSDSKSPPKDHPYLGPASRADALGRLGSYEILSIIGAGGFGVVFRAFDEKLHRMVAIKAMHPTLAVTAEARDRFVREARAAAAIHQENVVVIYAVEENPVPFLVMECIQGQTLHQRIQQRGPLPIGEVLRLGMQIARGIAAAHAIGMIHRDIKPANILLDQGVEPRVKITDFGLARKIDDASITQSGFVVGTPMFMAPEQAQGIAVDTRADQFSLGSVLYTMVAGTPPFQASNTLAVLMSVATENHRPLAELRSEVPDWLAWLIDKLMAKRPEDRFANSQEMVAVFEELWADFKRAESESNGHMNVSVRRLTPIKPGTVLPPDENTQLVRREGARRRWSRFALTGGIILVASLAGAFLLAGLMGTRIPRSTTRQEGGNPNEPDVASLPQLVPLPTDHRPIIRNPYENLPQLPSIPQPTPGTPKRIPGTAEYRDWVAAERFKYQQMREAMFGATMTQLVDRFHAEFWACNPSLEKIYYCKIQPNGLPSITLPFDEGLNFGPLHLVLPIGELTIDSRPPVAHTLDLEVVRDLRIRSLGAPNFVKIMGWDSLASTATVIVDFSSAYCPDLEWTRNMPQLLNLSLRHDPTISLTPLYDQKTLQSLALRAAQPELRALRGLKITELDLWYWKGDNSTLDPLRGLDLRFLNLGGNPVFDSIACVESMPELRILHMNSSGVNDLAPVATLKNVWNLSFRDTKVASLEPLRNVSSLRVLRCDVTPVTDFSPLVGVPLQALVADVVPDRDAAILKKIPTLTHINGVPAEQFWKSPVPPPAP